In Streptomyces sp. NBC_01439, the following are encoded in one genomic region:
- a CDS encoding cyclase family protein, protein MSGTPTDAPDEGPASGPANGPAVSRREFDALFTSVRTWGRWAAADRGAWNGVTAEHARRATAAVRDGTVVPMGRPWDTRPGPDNARPALHYMSDLGDVQAPEPSVHKDFLAADYHGKAVTHLDALSHVAYRGQLYDGRSAREHVGAAGVRFGAVSALGPLVTRGVLIDLPAVLGVEWLEPGRAVHARDLVAAEEALGVSVGGGDAVLLRSGALRRRRELGPWDPDAASAGWHVHAVPLLAERAVALLGGDGDSDVRPSPVEGLHSPVHALAVAAMGVPLLDNLDLEPLSAACAEAGRYAFLLVVAPLNVPGGTGSPVNPVAIL, encoded by the coding sequence ATGAGCGGCACACCCACCGATGCCCCCGACGAGGGGCCGGCGAGCGGTCCGGCCAACGGGCCCGCGGTCTCCCGCCGGGAGTTCGACGCACTGTTCACGTCGGTCCGTACGTGGGGCCGGTGGGCGGCGGCGGACCGCGGGGCCTGGAACGGGGTGACGGCGGAACACGCGCGCAGGGCCACCGCCGCGGTCCGGGACGGGACGGTCGTTCCGATGGGACGGCCCTGGGACACCCGCCCCGGCCCGGACAACGCGAGGCCCGCGCTGCACTACATGTCCGACCTCGGCGACGTGCAGGCCCCGGAGCCGTCCGTCCACAAGGACTTCCTGGCCGCGGACTACCACGGCAAGGCCGTGACGCACCTGGACGCACTGTCACACGTTGCCTACCGAGGGCAACTGTACGACGGGCGCTCGGCGCGCGAGCACGTCGGTGCGGCCGGTGTCCGCTTCGGCGCCGTATCGGCGCTCGGCCCCCTGGTCACGCGGGGCGTCCTGATCGACCTGCCCGCCGTGCTCGGGGTCGAATGGCTCGAACCGGGCCGTGCGGTGCACGCACGGGACCTCGTCGCCGCGGAGGAGGCGCTCGGAGTGAGCGTCGGGGGCGGCGACGCGGTGCTGCTGCGCTCCGGGGCCCTGCGTCGACGCCGGGAGCTCGGCCCGTGGGACCCCGACGCGGCGAGCGCGGGGTGGCACGTGCACGCCGTACCGCTGCTGGCCGAGCGCGCCGTCGCGCTGCTGGGCGGCGACGGGGACAGCGACGTACGACCTTCGCCGGTCGAGGGGCTGCACTCCCCCGTCCACGCGCTCGCCGTTGCGGCGATGGGGGTGCCGCTGCTGGACAACCTCGACCTCGAACCGCTCTCGGCCGCGTGCGCCGAAGCGGGCCGTTACGCGTTCCTGCTCGTCGTGGCACCGCTGAACGTCCCCGGCGGAACGGGCTCGCCCGTCAATCCGGTCGCGATCCTGTGA
- a CDS encoding NAD-dependent epimerase/dehydratase family protein, translated as MSFHVVIGWGPAGAAAARLLAEQGHTVRAVTRSGRSPEPGIEHVALDATDTRRLTEAARGAVAIHSCAAPPYRRWAADWPSLASSLCAAAEATGAVLVMLGNLYGYGPVDGPLTEDLPLAATGTKGRVRAEIWEQARKLHEQGRIRAVEVRASDFFGPGVTDGGHLAARVVPPLLRGKPVTTLGDPDAPHSWTYLPDVARTLVEVADEESAWGRAWHVPTQPALSVREMVERLCAQAGTGPVAVRGLPSAVVGAASLFSPLIRELKEVRYQFDRPFVVSSRAYEEAFAVRATPVDEQVKATVEWWRERLAAGDRHG; from the coding sequence GTGAGCTTCCATGTCGTCATCGGTTGGGGACCCGCCGGAGCCGCCGCTGCTCGGCTCCTCGCCGAACAGGGCCATACCGTAAGGGCCGTCACCAGATCGGGCCGAAGCCCGGAACCCGGGATCGAACACGTCGCGCTGGACGCGACGGACACCCGGCGGCTGACCGAAGCCGCGCGGGGCGCGGTGGCGATCCACAGCTGCGCCGCACCGCCCTACCGGCGTTGGGCGGCCGACTGGCCGTCGCTGGCCTCGTCGCTCTGCGCCGCGGCCGAAGCGACCGGGGCCGTACTGGTCATGCTGGGGAACCTCTACGGCTACGGCCCGGTGGACGGCCCCCTGACCGAGGACCTTCCGCTCGCGGCCACCGGCACCAAGGGGCGGGTCCGGGCCGAGATCTGGGAGCAGGCGCGGAAACTCCACGAGCAGGGCCGGATCAGGGCGGTCGAGGTGCGCGCCTCGGACTTCTTCGGACCCGGCGTCACCGATGGCGGCCACCTCGCCGCACGGGTCGTGCCGCCGCTCCTGCGCGGCAAACCGGTCACGACGCTGGGGGACCCGGACGCCCCGCACAGCTGGACCTACCTCCCCGACGTCGCCCGGACACTGGTCGAAGTCGCGGACGAGGAGAGCGCCTGGGGGCGCGCCTGGCACGTCCCGACCCAGCCGGCGCTGTCCGTGCGGGAGATGGTCGAGCGGCTCTGCGCCCAGGCGGGAACGGGACCGGTCGCCGTGCGCGGGCTCCCGTCCGCCGTGGTCGGCGCGGCCTCGCTCTTCTCTCCGCTGATCCGCGAACTGAAGGAGGTCCGCTACCAGTTCGACCGTCCGTTCGTCGTGAGTTCGCGCGCCTACGAGGAGGCGTTCGCGGTCCGGGCCACCCCCGTCGACGAGCAGGTCAAGGCGACCGTGGAATGGTGGCGCGAACGACTCGCGGCCGGTGACCGACACGGGTGA
- a CDS encoding DUF6545 domain-containing protein — protein sequence MESRQAFTEAAQFKRALQAKPTRTVPRNDEDAGDFDDRDTNDFAAELAWLTQAAAAYSKLGRAS from the coding sequence GTGGAATCGCGGCAGGCCTTCACCGAAGCTGCACAGTTCAAGCGCGCCTTGCAGGCAAAACCGACCCGCACGGTGCCCCGGAACGACGAGGACGCCGGCGATTTCGACGACCGCGATACGAACGACTTCGCGGCAGAGCTCGCATGGCTCACCCAAGCGGCAGCCGCCTACAGTAAGCTCGGCAGGGCGAGTTGA